Proteins co-encoded in one Oncorhynchus keta strain PuntledgeMale-10-30-2019 chromosome 36, Oket_V2, whole genome shotgun sequence genomic window:
- the LOC118369385 gene encoding IQ motif and ankyrin repeat domain-containing protein 1-like isoform X7, with protein MSSRSTKSPGKTGAKARSKGAVQSSEAGASPQRRQSNGVTQGGQSKGKAAAAKTRRNTSAKTVQPPKKNVELTPEELAAVTIQRATRGLLARRERVRRQKEKQDYEDLMDRLEKEAFVALVRREQEEAEWKRKKEEEERKGKKEEQLLRTRLLEAAFDGEAEEVLAILKEVSDRDTKRGLGLDEAGKRQRLLNQLFMINITDANGNTAVSEAAGGGQPEVITLLVERGADINTRGAFGRTPIYRAAFGGHLWAVQTLLQLGADPRIHADDGSTPEQVASEEAVVATLQNWDLSATDSMLSKMKGEEQRRAEEEEKQNEAQTERLKGEVDQLQKEHERCQREVVHEAEDVLAKAQIAAHEAAGKLSLAKLTLREQSGGDAVLDRGGVRCPVRDLEEVLIKDVGGKIKQDGRWPLLVDTYGQAATFLRYRDTNYLDALHPGDMQPDKLRLALLGAIRFGKPLVINMMEVDLFESVQNQLDQVNPGLSEQLMNKELLQEERYLSLVRSTDGPQYARTEFMLDRIEKFSLVLVTKQRHPPDALLTAFYPIHVMLPEPKI; from the exons ATGAGTTCACGTAGTACTAAAAGCCCAGGAAAAACTGGAGCCAAGGCACGGTCGAAGGGAGCAGTCCAATCATCAGAGGCAG GTGCCTCCCCCCAGCGCAGACAGAGCAATGGTGTGACCCAGGGTGGTCAGTCCAAAGGCAAAGCTGCTGCTGCCAAGACAAGACGTAACACCTCTGCCAAGACAGTGCAACCACCAAAGAAAA atGTAGAGCTGACTCCAGAGGAGCTAGCTGCAGTGACCATCCAGCGGGCCACTCGAGGCCTGCTGGCCAGGCGAGAGCGGGTTcggagacagaaggagaaacaGGACTATGAAGACCTTATGGATCGCTTGGAGAAAGAG GCTTTTGTGGCACTAGTAcgaagagaacaggaagaggcagAGTGGAaaaggaagaaggaggaggaggagagaaaggggaagaagGAAGAGCAGCTTCTGCGAACTCGACTTCTGGAAGCAGCGTTCgatggagaggcagaggaagTGTTAGCGATTTTGAAGGAG GTGTCTGATAGGGACACAAAGCGTGGCCTTGGGTTGGATGAAGCAGGCAAACGCCAGCGGCTGCTAAACCAACTTTTCATGATTAACATCACAGATGCCAATGGCAACACAGCAGTGTCAGAAGCAGCAGGTGGGGGTCAGCCGGAAGTCATCACCTTATTGGTGGAAAGGGGTGCGGACATAAACACACGG GGTGCATTTGGACGGACTCCAATCTACAGAGCTGCGTTTGGAGGCCATCTTTGGGCAGTGCAGACTCTTCTACAGCTTGGGGCAGACCCAAGGATCCATGCAGATGATGGTAGCACTCCAGAGCag GTGGCTTCTGAAGAGGCTGTGGTTGCCACTTTACAGAACTGGGATCTGAGTGCCACTGACTCCATGCTGTCgaagatgaagggagaggaacagaggagggcGGAGGAAGAGGAAAAGCAGAATGAGGCGCAGACTGAACG CCTGAAAGGGGAGGTGGATCAGCTCCAGAAAGAGCATGAGCGATGCCAAAGAGAG GTGGTTCATGAAGCTGAAGATGTGTTGGCGAAAGCTCAAATAGCAGCTCATGAGGCTGCAGGGAAACTATCCCTTGCCAAGCTGACACTGAGAGAGCAGTCTGGTGGTG ATGCTGTCCTGGACCGTGGTGGGGTTCGTTGCCCGGTTCGCGACCTTGAGGAAGTTCTTATTAAAGATGTAGGCGGCAAGATCAAGCAGGATGGCAG GTGGCCCCTGCTTGTGGATACCTATGGTCAGGCTGCCACATTTCTACGCTACAGAGACACTAACTACCTGGACGCCTTGCATCCTGGAGACATGCAGCCTGACAAACTGAGACTCGCTCTACTGGGGGCCAtcag GTTCGGAAAGCCCTTGGTTATTAACATGATGGAGGTGGACTTGTTTGAGAGTGTACAGAACCAGCTAGACCAGGTGAACCCAGGGCTGAGTGAGCAGCTGATGAACAAGGAGCTCCTGCAAGAAGAGAG GTACCTCAGCCTGGTGCGCTCCACAGATGGTCCTCAGTATGCCAGAACTGAGTTCATGCTGGACCGCATTGAGAAGTTCAGCCTGGTCTTGGTGACCAAACAGCGCCACCCTCCTGATGCACTGCTCACAGCATTCTATCCCATCCATGTCATGCTGCCGGAACCCAAAATATGA
- the LOC118369385 gene encoding IQ motif and ankyrin repeat domain-containing protein 1-like isoform X4, with protein sequence MSSRSTKSPGKTGAKARSKGAVQSSEAGASPQRRQSNGVTQGGQSKGKAAAAKTRRNTSAKTVQPPKKNVELTPEELAAVTIQRATRGLLARRERVRRQKEKQDYEDLMDRLEKEAFVALVRREQEEAEWKRKKEEEERKGKKEEQLLRTRLLEAAFDGEAEEVLAILKEVSDRDTKRGLGLDEAGKRQRLLNQLFMINITDANGNTAVSEAAGGGQPEVITLLVERGADINTRGAFGRTPIYRAAFGGHLWAVQTLLQLGADPRIHADDGSTPEQNWDLSATDSMLSKMKGEEQRRAEEEEKQNEAQTERLKGEVDQLQKEHERCQRELQKAFVELNKRITEHDTCVRKGMEEQAKVTLLVVHEAEDVLAKAQIAAHEAAGKLSLAKLTLREQSGGDAVLDRGGVRCPVRDLEEVLIKDVGGKIKQDGRWPLLVDTYGQAATFLRYRDTNYLDALHPGDMQPDKLRLALLGAIRFGKPLVINMMEVDLFESVQNQLDQVNPGLSEQLMNKELLQEERYLSLVRSTDGPQYARTEFMLDRIEKFSLVLVTKQRHPPDALLTAFYPIHVMLPEPKI encoded by the exons ATGAGTTCACGTAGTACTAAAAGCCCAGGAAAAACTGGAGCCAAGGCACGGTCGAAGGGAGCAGTCCAATCATCAGAGGCAG GTGCCTCCCCCCAGCGCAGACAGAGCAATGGTGTGACCCAGGGTGGTCAGTCCAAAGGCAAAGCTGCTGCTGCCAAGACAAGACGTAACACCTCTGCCAAGACAGTGCAACCACCAAAGAAAA atGTAGAGCTGACTCCAGAGGAGCTAGCTGCAGTGACCATCCAGCGGGCCACTCGAGGCCTGCTGGCCAGGCGAGAGCGGGTTcggagacagaaggagaaacaGGACTATGAAGACCTTATGGATCGCTTGGAGAAAGAG GCTTTTGTGGCACTAGTAcgaagagaacaggaagaggcagAGTGGAaaaggaagaaggaggaggaggagagaaaggggaagaagGAAGAGCAGCTTCTGCGAACTCGACTTCTGGAAGCAGCGTTCgatggagaggcagaggaagTGTTAGCGATTTTGAAGGAG GTGTCTGATAGGGACACAAAGCGTGGCCTTGGGTTGGATGAAGCAGGCAAACGCCAGCGGCTGCTAAACCAACTTTTCATGATTAACATCACAGATGCCAATGGCAACACAGCAGTGTCAGAAGCAGCAGGTGGGGGTCAGCCGGAAGTCATCACCTTATTGGTGGAAAGGGGTGCGGACATAAACACACGG GGTGCATTTGGACGGACTCCAATCTACAGAGCTGCGTTTGGAGGCCATCTTTGGGCAGTGCAGACTCTTCTACAGCTTGGGGCAGACCCAAGGATCCATGCAGATGATGGTAGCACTCCAGAGCag AACTGGGATCTGAGTGCCACTGACTCCATGCTGTCgaagatgaagggagaggaacagaggagggcGGAGGAAGAGGAAAAGCAGAATGAGGCGCAGACTGAACG CCTGAAAGGGGAGGTGGATCAGCTCCAGAAAGAGCATGAGCGATGCCAAAGAGAG ctgcAGAAGGCCTTCGTTGAGCTGAATAAGAGGATCACAGAACATGATACATGTGTGAGGAAGGGTATGGAGGAGCAGGCTAAAGTCACTTTGCTG GTGGTTCATGAAGCTGAAGATGTGTTGGCGAAAGCTCAAATAGCAGCTCATGAGGCTGCAGGGAAACTATCCCTTGCCAAGCTGACACTGAGAGAGCAGTCTGGTGGTG ATGCTGTCCTGGACCGTGGTGGGGTTCGTTGCCCGGTTCGCGACCTTGAGGAAGTTCTTATTAAAGATGTAGGCGGCAAGATCAAGCAGGATGGCAG GTGGCCCCTGCTTGTGGATACCTATGGTCAGGCTGCCACATTTCTACGCTACAGAGACACTAACTACCTGGACGCCTTGCATCCTGGAGACATGCAGCCTGACAAACTGAGACTCGCTCTACTGGGGGCCAtcag GTTCGGAAAGCCCTTGGTTATTAACATGATGGAGGTGGACTTGTTTGAGAGTGTACAGAACCAGCTAGACCAGGTGAACCCAGGGCTGAGTGAGCAGCTGATGAACAAGGAGCTCCTGCAAGAAGAGAG GTACCTCAGCCTGGTGCGCTCCACAGATGGTCCTCAGTATGCCAGAACTGAGTTCATGCTGGACCGCATTGAGAAGTTCAGCCTGGTCTTGGTGACCAAACAGCGCCACCCTCCTGATGCACTGCTCACAGCATTCTATCCCATCCATGTCATGCTGCCGGAACCCAAAATATGA